The Trichomycterus rosablanca isolate fTriRos1 chromosome 20, fTriRos1.hap1, whole genome shotgun sequence genomic interval gTACCGAGTGTGTTAGTTTTTTGTACTttcttatatatttaaatatttgtatcttatttttattttattattgctgctggtctCACTGAGAGCTACCAGACAAAGTTTTGTTGTATAaccacaatgacaataaagtccatccatccatccattcatccctccatccatccatctatctaaacaAGCTGAAGTaactttttaacaagacatgttCAGATGATATTTAAATCATAATGTATTCGAACCCTTTAACTTTTGGCACATTTTGTGTGAATTTGATTATGAATGGAGATAATTGCCGTTTCTTTAAACCTTCATTTAATCTTATACAAgccaaaatgacaacacaagtttttttttgttaaatgatTAACAATTCAGTtggctgtggcgacccctagtGGGAGCATCTGAAAGGAATCGTTCATTCATATGGAGTTAGTAAAGTTGACCTTGAACAGGCAGTGGAGGTGGCTATAGTGATTTGAACATTTGCAGTTAAGCTACCATCTCTGAAGTATTAATGTATTATAAAGAGGGCATCAGTAAATGGGACAGCTGTAAGAACATATGGAAAAGATTTACAATAGACTTTTAGATGTCTTTGAAGttaaaaactttaaacttttaatCTAATTAGTACATAGATTCTACAAAATCTAAATACATTTCTCTTAATTTGCCCCTCTTTTGATTTAGACCCACTATCCAACAGCTTAATTATCTATTAATaagtgagtttttttttatattttatcctcagcataatagactgctgtaccacctgagcagcagctTAAAGACAGATGCACTATTTACAATTAAGGAATTCATTTTCACTGTTCAGTGACCAGTAATTAGACCTGCTATAAAATCTAGAATGCACATTTATaaggcaaataaaataataaaacgttTATTACACtgctaaatgttttgttttttttagaaaaagtattgatgtatactgtataacagCATGTAAAAGAGCAGTGATGGCTTCAGCTTATACAAAATAACCTATACATACAGAGCCCTTGTCAgtgattttgttgttgttgttaaattCTTTTGGTTGTGCAGAACTCAAGTCCTGTTTCAGAATCTCAGAGAAATGTTAAAGTGATCGATGCCACCCCTGCCAAGAAAAAGAAACCATGTGTTGGACACATTGAAAAGTGAGTAGTTCTTAGTTTTCTGCATGTTATATTTGCACTTATTTGCATATTATTCCATAATGATCTTCCACTAATAATGTTTTGTTATCTATTTTCCTCTAATGCTTTAGGTACCTGTGCCAGCTGCCTCATGCACAGCCTCACATAGAAAATAAACCATCCTCCAGTCTCTTGGACAATAAGGTACACCCTAACTTTAAATTTGTAAACTTACTAATAGTGACAAAGTGACAAAGCAACAGTAATTTAACAATACAAGGGATTTATTATTGATGCAGCGTCTATACTACAAAGTAAAATGTTCCCTAGCAAATTAATAGTCAATTAATAAATCAGCTAATAAATTAATGAGAAACAGCAACATGAGATTTTTGCCACCAGAAAATAGGTCCCTTCTGTTGGGCCATACCAGCCATAGCCTCCATGCTTTTAGAAGTCAGTGGGTCTTAGTGGGCCGACAACTTGTTGGGTGTTTGTAGAATGTCCTTCCTTAGGCCACTGTTTACGAGTACTCACCATGGCTGCCTGTtagcaccccttgctgttttgAAGGTCTTTTAACCTATTAGTCTGGCTATAACAATTTGGCTCTTATTAAAGTTGCATAGGTCTTTATGATGTTAATATCTGCTGCTTTCAGGACATGTACTACAATAAACTACATCAGCTTAACATTTATTATGTCTGGTAATGACAtcaatagggatgtcccgatcacgtttttttgttcctgaTCATTAATTTtaatcccgatccgataccgagtctcaaaccgatacttgtattttctagatattgtctagataggaactagataatactgttcacacagtgcacacttcaagtacattacagttattcaaattaatccaatgtatatgtttaacaactgaatagctctgcagtgctgtaggaaaaaaattgcctgcatccaagctactgctactacaaaataaaagtaaacaaacttagtgcagcattgtagtagtaaaactagaacactcaaaatgaagtgaaggttctttttgaggaaaatcagcatctctgctgtgttagcggacagccggttcctcttctcatcatataataataaactcgctgtattcgactgagtgtttattttttaggtgccgtatcaaattggtagatcgtttggttaaatgatatctggtttgtttatgagccaccgtacttgtaggcgtgttgtaactaagccagtcagagtgcttgatactgagatgtcgttcagtcttgtaacatggTAAAGctgttttcatactcggattaaaagttattgttttgtaaaccagtgtgatccttgactcgcacaccatataaatagtaaaattctacagcaatgaacgcagctctgctcctaccgcctcgtgaaacgctcgcattgcagacattacacttcgctgttggactctccgtttacgacacctgcttgaccgctgacgtaaaacgaaggatcgggcttagtaaagccgataccgatcagttaaaaaatgccttgatcgggcccgattccgatctttgagatcggatcgggacatccctagacATCAACAATTAGTACAAGTTAGGCATTATCTTTATAGACTTCTATAGCACCAAGATAAGTGCTCTTCCAACCAAAGCTCTATGATGATAAGTTATTTAACGAGACTTGTGGCTTTTATAGTTTTATCTACATGCTGTCTGGGTTATTTAAAAGTAGCGATGCTACCACAACACAACTTTGTAACTTAAAGACTTGGAAAAATATATTGCTAATTGTTCTGTACTTAGAAACATACTGTGAGAAATCTTGTTCATCAGCCTATTCTTTTACAGGAAAACATTTTGAACGCCTCAGCCACATTTTCTCCCAGCTCTAATGGCCTTTCCAGTCTCGAAATACCTTTACAGGAGTACAGTGAGAACTCTATTTCAGTCTTTGAGCCAGACGCTACAAAACAGCTTTCTAATGCTGCTCACACATCTGTTTCCTTTAAAAGAAAGACTGTAGATAATGAGCAAATAGAAGAATCTGACCTCTATAAGAGGCCCTGTTTTTCCTTACCGTCGTCGCCTCTACACGAGGATCTCCTGCAGGTGCACGCTCTGCGAGAGGAGGCTGAGAGGAGCCGCTTGctgcaggaggaggaggacaggAGGATGGCACAGCGGCTTCAAAGAGAGCTGGACCGCGAGAACGCTGTGAACCGCAGGAAAGGCTCGGTTGATGGGTATTTACTAAGGCAGAAAACAAGCCCCTCATCCACCAGCAGTACGAGCTCAAGTGACGAAGACAAAAAGTGTAAAGCTGGAATTCCAGCAGCACAGTCCTTCATGGGAAAAGCGGAGGGACGTGCAGTTGCTAGTGGGAAACCTGAAGGGAAAACTCCCAAAAAAAGCCCTGTTTCTACTCAGGTGTCCCCTTTCTCAGCCTTCTCACAGCAGAAGGGCACTAAGCAGACCACCCTTATTGAAATGTTTCCAAACCTGGGTAGCTGAACTCTTAAAACATCCCACATACTGTTAAACTCTCAGATTAAACTTTAGTAGTTAGCATTCATTCTTCATCTCTCCTACTTTTGCATATGTTCAGATTTGTTTATAAGAGATATAATTTAGGTAATTGTTGCAAAAAGGTAATTTTTCTGCATGTTTGTATTCTTTAAGCTACCCttatattgggggggggggaaggttattaattaaaaaaaattaaaacaatgaaAATGGAAAATCTGATTTACATGATCTAAAAGGTTTTAAATCTAAAGTCTATTGGATTACTATAACACCTCATCAATAGGTAGCCATTAAATGCTATGCAGTCAATTTATGGTGTACACAGAGGGGATACTTtcagtttatatatttatttggtaTGTAGAGGTACATGGTCAACTTTTTAGTGtgtaatgattaaaaaataataacttatacacattaataaaaaaaacaaagttcACGGCGCCCAGGTGACGCaccaggatattctgctagcacaccagcgcagagattctgaactcctcgtttCGAAATtcgacgttgccaccggtcgtctgggcgccatcaggtgggcataattggcaatgcctgcagcaaatactaactggccaccgtatctgcagggtaagggccggactatgtgtgggtgggatcttcatacgctgtgtaaggaccctaattggCAGAAGTGACGTCTGTGCAGAAttcatgggcgagaagaggcgtgtacagcgacgtgctctcttTGGATGCAAgtgggtatccctcagcagcggaagacaaaaatgggtaaaaaatgcattaaaaaaaacagtgggGTCAAAGTATTAAGACACCACAGATGGGTAACCTTGTTGGCAAACATCTTTTTGACCGGTAATGCATAGTGACTTCTGCAGTTTTACGGTTTCATTTTGACCAATCCGTACCAGCTAACTTCCTTTCTAAGGTTAAAGATAAACAATACAGTCTGATAATCTTGTTCTTTTCATATATCGAGAAGTTATCTTTCTTAACCTATGTATCATCAGTCTGACGCATTTGTTCACATATCACTTACGATTCTATGAACTCAGCTTTtatggaatttttaaattaattatgctgACAGAAATGTATGTGGTTTGCTATAGCTTTAGAGCCTTTATGTTTAGCTGCTGTTTATTTTTCCCTGAACTGTAGGAAGCTGCTTCACCATGATTGCTGCTCCTACTTGTCCAACATCACTTCTAATAAAACAAGGTGCTTCAATAATGTTTTTATGTCCAGCATTAATAAGTGTACCTTAATATATTTGAATGGTCTCTTTAAAAAGTGGcgtagcggtaaaaacacagtggaaccggagctgggatctcataTACATCGTATCAtagctcagctctgcctgctggctgggctgagcagccacatgaacaacaattggcctgtaaaaacacacactggaaccggagctgggatctcgaatacatcgtgtcgaatctcagctctgcctgccggttgggtgttagtatgtgttgtgttgtgctggtatgagtggatcagacacagcagtgctgctggagtttttttaattaccgtgtccactcactgtccactctattagacactcctacctagttggtccaccttgtagatgtaaagagttggtcatcttctagactttcatc includes:
- the rnf168 gene encoding E3 ubiquitin-protein ligase rnf168, with the translated sequence MPPVSETEPELGHGENLKKTDYLCPICLEIFLEPVTLPCSHTFCKPCFLETVDKANICCPLCRKRVSTWARLNGRNKTLVNVELWKRIQEAFPTHCERRLNGIDDDEEVNPLLPMPKVCQPGELRQEYEDQINKFVEEKRALEEAERRASEEYIQRLLAEEEERVAEERKRQEERQLKDDEILARLLSKELNSSPVSESQRNVKVIDATPAKKKKPCVGHIEKYLCQLPHAQPHIENKPSSSLLDNKENILNASATFSPSSNGLSSLEIPLQEYSENSISVFEPDATKQLSNAAHTSVSFKRKTVDNEQIEESDLYKRPCFSLPSSPLHEDLLQVHALREEAERSRLLQEEEDRRMAQRLQRELDRENAVNRRKGSVDGYLLRQKTSPSSTSSTSSSDEDKKCKAGIPAAQSFMGKAEGRAVASGKPEGKTPKKSPVSTQVSPFSAFSQQKGTKQTTLIEMFPNLGS